A genome region from Baekduia alba includes the following:
- a CDS encoding RNA polymerase sigma factor, with amino-acid sequence MSDEPTRRRDEGALRALVPRVLAGLVRRGEDFDAAEDALQEALLEALRAWPEHPPRDPGAWLATVATRRLVDARRSEAARQRREEATYAEPRASGPPPEEGDDTLFLLFCCCHPDLSPASQVALTLRAVAGLTTREIADAFYVPEATMAQRISRAKRALAGPPAPRLDQPGDLAVVLRVLYLVYTTGHVGPAARVDLAAEAMRLARQLTLATEEPEARGLLALMLLNHARLPARFDDEGRIVTLDRQDRGLWDTRAIAEGVRVLQSALAVQRPGHYQVEAAIAALHDDAASAEETDWPQILAWYDDLVALSGDPVSQDPAAVLGRAVAVGHVRGAAAGLRETDRLREVLGDRHRWHAVRGHLHERDGDLAAAATAYAEAAQRATDVAERDHLVRQAARARAAGAAGASVRIS; translated from the coding sequence GTGAGCGACGAGCCGACGCGACGGCGGGACGAGGGCGCGCTGCGCGCCCTCGTCCCGCGGGTGCTCGCGGGCCTGGTCCGGCGGGGCGAGGACTTCGACGCCGCCGAGGACGCGCTGCAGGAGGCGTTGTTGGAGGCCTTGCGCGCGTGGCCCGAGCATCCGCCGCGCGACCCGGGCGCGTGGCTGGCGACGGTCGCGACCCGGCGGCTCGTCGACGCGCGCCGCAGCGAGGCCGCCCGTCAGCGCCGCGAGGAGGCGACGTACGCCGAGCCGCGGGCGAGCGGGCCCCCTCCCGAGGAGGGCGACGACACCCTCTTCCTGCTCTTCTGCTGCTGCCACCCCGACCTCTCGCCCGCCTCCCAGGTGGCGCTGACCCTGCGCGCCGTCGCCGGACTCACCACCCGGGAGATCGCCGATGCCTTCTACGTGCCGGAGGCCACGATGGCGCAGCGGATCAGCCGGGCCAAGCGCGCGCTCGCCGGCCCACCCGCCCCTCGCCTGGACCAGCCCGGCGACCTCGCGGTCGTGCTGCGCGTGCTCTACCTCGTCTACACGACCGGGCATGTCGGACCGGCCGCCCGCGTGGACCTGGCGGCCGAGGCGATGCGGCTCGCCCGGCAGCTCACGCTCGCGACCGAGGAGCCGGAGGCGCGCGGGCTGCTCGCGCTGATGCTCCTCAACCACGCCCGGCTCCCGGCGCGCTTCGACGACGAGGGCCGGATCGTCACGCTCGACCGCCAGGACCGCGGCCTGTGGGACACCCGCGCGATCGCCGAGGGCGTGCGCGTCCTGCAGTCGGCGCTGGCCGTCCAGCGCCCGGGCCACTACCAGGTCGAGGCCGCCATCGCCGCCCTGCACGACGACGCGGCGAGCGCCGAGGAGACCGACTGGCCGCAGATCCTCGCCTGGTACGACGACCTCGTCGCGCTGAGCGGCGACCCGGTGAGCCAGGACCCGGCCGCGGTGCTCGGGCGCGCGGTCGCGGTCGGCCACGTCCGCGGCGCCGCCGCCGGGCTGCGCGAGACCGACCGGCTGCGCGAGGTGCTCGGCGACCGTCATCGCTGGCACGCCGTGCGCGGCCACCTGCACGAGCGCGACGGCGACCTGGCCGCCGCCGCCACCGCGTATGCGGAGGCCGCCCAGCGGGCGACGGACGTCGCCGAGCGTGACCACCTGGTCCGCCAGGCCGCCCGTGCGC
- a CDS encoding YciI family protein, translated as MPKYLLLKHYRGGPEPHRPFPPMDQWDPGDVEAHFAFLKQVRALLEENGELVDVRALTPAQTWVRYGGPDAAPVTTDGPLPETSDLVAGWYMIDVESHERALEIAAYISSEPGPGGGPLHEWIDVREVMSGSSSDDCPA; from the coding sequence ATGCCCAAGTACCTGCTCCTCAAGCACTACCGCGGCGGCCCGGAGCCGCACCGTCCCTTCCCGCCGATGGACCAGTGGGACCCCGGGGACGTGGAGGCGCACTTCGCCTTCCTCAAGCAGGTCCGCGCGCTGCTCGAGGAGAACGGCGAGCTCGTCGACGTGCGGGCGCTCACGCCGGCGCAGACCTGGGTCCGCTACGGCGGCCCGGACGCGGCGCCGGTCACCACCGACGGCCCGCTGCCCGAGACGAGCGATCTCGTGGCGGGCTGGTACATGATCGACGTCGAGTCGCACGAGCGCGCGCTCGAGATCGCGGCCTACATCTCCTCCGAGCCCGGCCCGGGCGGGGGCCCGCTGCACGAGTGGATCGACGTCCGGGAGGTCATGTCCGGGTCCTCCTCGGACGACTGTCCGGCGTGA
- a CDS encoding cyclic nucleotide-binding domain-containing protein: MSIRRAQISFGAMWASETAFMVGLAVLAFRTGGVTAVGIVTAARMAAAALLAPWLATVADRVRRERVLTAVGLFRAAALGGAAAVTAAAGPVVVTYVLAVVATVALALFRPAHSALLPTLCTSPQQLTRANAVRGLLDSSATLAGPAAAAVLLAVSGPAAVFAACAGASLLGGLVVVGLAYDAPPRAATAAAAGRRGGQVLQGFTTIAADRGLALITGLGLVQTFTRGCLGVLTVVVAIDLLETGDPGVGVLTAAVGAGGMLGSLLAFGIVGRGRLALWFGVGVALFGAPLVLVGAVPDEATTIVLLGVVGIGNALIDVGGFTLLARLTDETVLARMFAGFEAILTLGVAVGSLVTPLVVELLGVRPALVAIGLLAPLAVVAARPALGRLDAAMRVRDTDIETMRAIRMLGALPVATIEQLAGALEHVEVEAGHTVFRQGERGEYFYVVRSGRVDVLQDGRLVRTLGAGECFGEIALLHDQPRTATVRAAGETTLRASRLRRSAYLTAVTGYPAAATAGDELVTSRLGADARRRSGGDAARAPEAEHVRQPAAGDVDGPPEPLEPARIRQRGE, from the coding sequence GTGTCGATCCGGCGTGCGCAGATCTCGTTCGGCGCGATGTGGGCGAGCGAGACCGCCTTCATGGTCGGGCTCGCCGTCCTGGCGTTCCGGACCGGTGGCGTCACCGCGGTCGGCATCGTCACGGCCGCGCGGATGGCGGCGGCGGCGCTCCTCGCGCCGTGGCTGGCGACGGTCGCCGACCGGGTGCGCCGCGAGCGGGTCCTGACCGCCGTCGGGCTGTTCCGGGCCGCGGCGCTGGGTGGCGCCGCGGCGGTCACCGCCGCCGCCGGCCCGGTCGTCGTGACCTACGTGTTGGCCGTCGTCGCCACGGTCGCGCTGGCGCTGTTCCGGCCGGCGCACTCGGCCCTGCTGCCCACGTTGTGCACGTCGCCGCAGCAGCTGACGCGCGCGAACGCGGTCCGCGGCCTGCTCGACTCGTCGGCGACGCTCGCCGGACCCGCGGCCGCGGCCGTCCTGCTGGCGGTGAGCGGACCGGCGGCCGTGTTCGCGGCGTGCGCGGGCGCGTCGCTGCTGGGTGGCCTGGTCGTCGTCGGGCTCGCCTACGACGCCCCGCCGCGCGCGGCGACGGCCGCAGCCGCGGGCAGGCGCGGCGGCCAGGTGCTGCAGGGGTTCACGACCATCGCGGCCGACCGCGGGCTGGCGCTGATCACGGGGCTCGGCCTCGTGCAGACGTTCACGCGCGGGTGCCTGGGCGTCCTCACCGTCGTGGTCGCGATCGACCTCCTGGAGACGGGCGACCCGGGCGTGGGCGTCCTGACCGCGGCCGTCGGCGCCGGCGGGATGCTCGGGTCGCTGCTCGCGTTCGGGATCGTCGGGCGCGGCCGGCTCGCGCTCTGGTTCGGCGTCGGCGTCGCGCTCTTCGGGGCGCCGCTGGTGCTCGTCGGCGCCGTCCCCGACGAGGCCACGACGATCGTGCTGCTCGGCGTCGTCGGCATCGGCAACGCCCTGATCGACGTCGGGGGCTTCACGCTGCTCGCCCGCCTGACCGACGAGACCGTCCTCGCGCGGATGTTCGCCGGCTTCGAGGCGATCCTCACCCTCGGGGTGGCCGTCGGGAGCCTCGTGACGCCGCTCGTCGTCGAGCTGCTCGGCGTCCGTCCCGCCCTCGTGGCGATCGGGCTGCTCGCGCCGCTGGCGGTGGTCGCCGCCCGGCCCGCGCTCGGGCGGCTCGACGCCGCCATGCGCGTGCGCGACACCGACATCGAGACCATGCGCGCGATCCGCATGCTCGGTGCGCTGCCGGTCGCGACGATCGAGCAGCTCGCCGGGGCGCTCGAGCACGTCGAGGTCGAGGCCGGGCACACGGTGTTCCGGCAGGGCGAGCGCGGCGAGTACTTCTACGTCGTGCGGTCCGGTCGCGTCGACGTGCTCCAGGACGGGCGACTCGTCCGGACGCTCGGCGCCGGCGAGTGCTTCGGCGAGATCGCCCTGTTGCACGACCAGCCGCGCACCGCCACGGTGCGCGCCGCGGGGGAGACGACGCTGCGCGCGAGCCGGCTGCGACGCAGCGCCTACCTCACCGCCGTGACGGGCTATCCCGCCGCCGCGACCGCGGGGGACGAGCTCGTGACGAGCCGGCTCGGGGCCGACGCCCGCCGGCGCTCAGGAGGCGACGCGGCGCGT